In Epinephelus moara isolate mb chromosome 9, YSFRI_EMoa_1.0, whole genome shotgun sequence, a genomic segment contains:
- the LOC126395660 gene encoding inactive phospholipid phosphatase 7-like isoform X5 produces the protein MPSSYTVRSRARERNSVLSRPEFISLNQPLRGGGGGGGGVGGGGGPSESRGSARRPGQIKHQTSQPTEEPTDSGSKDRREPSKMPEEDCMQLNPSFKGIAMNSLLAIDICLSKRMGVCAYTSSSWGGCRSMVALLALTGHGITWIIGTIVCLTRSNTLAGQEVLVNLLLALILDVMTVAGVQRLVKRKGPWEMTPGFMDCVAMDIYSFPAAHASRAAMVSKFLLSHLVLAVPLRILLVLWALLVGMSRVLLGKHHLTDMVCGFALGMLHFSLMETVWLSSSTCQTLISISTFSWSPFF, from the exons ATGCCCTCCAGTTACACTGTGAGATCCAGGGCGCGGGAGAGGAACAGCGTCCTGAGCAGACCTGAGTTCATATCCCTGAACCAACCGCTCCGAGGCGGCGGAGGTGGAGGTGGCGGTGTCGGTGGCGGTGGTGGCCCCTCTGAGAGCCGAGGCAGCGCGAGGCGACCGGGTCAAATCAAGCACCAAACAAGCCAGCCGACCGAGGAACCTACCGACAGTGGCAGCAAGGACAGGAGAGAGCCCAGCAAGATGCCTGAGGAGGACTGCATGCAGCTGAACCCTTCATTCAAGGGGATAGCGATGAACTCCCTCCTCGCCATTGACATCTGTCTGTCCAAGCGCATGGGGGTGTGCGCCTACACGTCGTCCTCCTGGGGAGGCTGCCGCTCCATGGTCGCCCTGTTGGCGCTCACAGGGCACGGCATCACGTGGATCATTGGCACTATCGTGTGTCTCACCAGGAGTAACACTCTGGCTGGACAAGAGGTCCTGGTCAACCTGCTGCTTG CCCTCATTCTTGATGTCATGACCGTTGCTGGAGTCCAGAGACTGGTGAAGCGCAAGGGACCCTGGGAAATGACGCCAGGCTTCATGGACTGCGTTGCCATGGACATCTACTCCTTCCCCGCTGCTCATGCCAGCCGGGCCGCCATGGTCTCCAAGTTCCTGCTGTCCCACCTGGTCCTGGCTGTGCCGCTGCGCATCCTGTTGGTGCTGTGGGCCCTCCTGGTGGGCATGTCCCGGGTGCTGCTGGGGAAACACCACCTAACTGATATGGTGTGTGGCTTTGCACTGGGCATGCTCCACTTCAGCTTGATGGAGACGGTGTGGCTCTCATCAAGCACCTGTCAGACTCTTATCTCCATAAGCACATTCAGCTGGAGCCCCTTTTTCTGA